The Cohaesibacter gelatinilyticus genome contains a region encoding:
- the ptsN gene encoding PTS IIA-like nitrogen regulatory protein PtsN: MELNDLIAPNAIVPLLKASSKKQVIQELSEKAARLTGLPQRQIFDKLLQRERLGSTGVGQGVAIPHGKLAELDRLWGIFAVLDKPVNYEALDDQPVDIVFLLLAPEGAGADHLKALARVARVLRSPDTLAKLRSATDSDAIRAVLCEMERSDAA, translated from the coding sequence ATGGAACTGAACGATCTTATTGCTCCCAATGCCATTGTGCCTCTGCTCAAGGCTAGCAGCAAAAAACAAGTCATTCAGGAGCTATCTGAAAAAGCAGCGCGCCTCACAGGTCTTCCGCAGCGCCAGATTTTCGATAAACTGCTCCAGCGTGAAAGACTGGGTTCCACCGGAGTTGGTCAAGGGGTCGCAATTCCCCATGGCAAATTGGCTGAATTGGATCGTCTTTGGGGCATTTTTGCAGTTCTGGACAAACCGGTCAATTATGAAGCTCTGGATGATCAGCCGGTTGATATCGTTTTTCTGCTTTTGGCACCTGAAGGGGCGGGAGCAGATCATCTCAAAGCATTGGCGCGGGTGGCCCGCGTTCTACGCAGCCCGGATACCCTTGCCAAATTGCGTTCGGCAACCGACAGTGATGCCATCCGGGCCGTTCTTTGTGAGATGGAACGGTCAGACGCGGCCTGA
- the hpf gene encoding ribosome hibernation-promoting factor, HPF/YfiA family, which translates to MTLRVSGKQVDVGESLRNYAEARIAESVEKYFDGSFSGHMTLEKEGIGFKSDCVVHLDTGMVLQASGSDGDPQKSFELAAEHIEKRLRRYKRKLKNHRNEKNLAIEAAYGVLEHPDAHEEVAEDFTPVVIAESTSPIRAMSVGDAVMELDLVDAPVVVFRNAGDDGINIVYKRKDGHIGWVNPTLAK; encoded by the coding sequence GGGGAGTCTCTACGCAACTATGCAGAAGCACGTATCGCAGAGAGTGTTGAAAAATATTTTGACGGAAGCTTTTCCGGCCATATGACTTTGGAAAAGGAAGGCATTGGCTTCAAGAGTGATTGCGTCGTGCATCTTGATACCGGGATGGTGTTGCAAGCAAGTGGATCGGATGGCGATCCGCAGAAAAGCTTTGAGCTGGCAGCAGAGCATATCGAAAAGCGTCTGCGCCGTTACAAACGCAAGCTAAAAAACCATCGTAACGAAAAGAACTTGGCTATTGAAGCTGCTTATGGTGTTTTGGAACATCCAGATGCACATGAGGAAGTGGCTGAAGATTTCACTCCAGTCGTGATAGCTGAATCAACTTCTCCCATTCGTGCCATGTCTGTAGGCGATGCCGTAATGGAATTGGACTTGGTTGACGCACCGGTTGTGGTCTTCCGTAACGCTGGTGACGATGGCATCAATATCGTCTATAAACGCAAAGATGGTCATATTGGTTGGGTCAATCCTACCCTCGCCAAATAA